A genomic stretch from Halopiger aswanensis includes:
- a CDS encoding amidohydrolase family protein, with product MYQHDGEDVFVIDAHVHLWDATEENIQHEGGEEFIQCFYDYHTTFTPDDRQWSIEEYRKYGADRMVEDMFGNAAVDMGIFQPTYLTDFYEEGFNTTEQNAELAEEYPERFVLNGSFDPRDGDEGLEYLEELHETYDVPGVKLYTAEWRGDSKGWRLDDEEAFEFLQKCSDLGIENIHAHKGPTIRPLNRDAFDVADVDDAASSFPELNFIVEHVGLPRLDDFCWIAAQENNVYGGLAVAAPFAQNRPGKFSEIMSELLWWLGEDRILFGSDYALWNPDWLVEEVMEAEFLQEHRMEYGVEWDLETKKKVMGENAAELYDIDLEAKRRQFQDDDISERFGLEDHYASGEPAPADD from the coding sequence ATGTATCAGCATGACGGTGAGGATGTCTTCGTCATCGACGCCCACGTGCACCTGTGGGACGCGACCGAGGAGAACATCCAGCACGAGGGGGGCGAGGAGTTCATCCAGTGTTTCTACGACTACCACACGACGTTCACGCCGGACGACCGACAGTGGTCCATCGAGGAGTACCGCAAGTACGGCGCCGACCGGATGGTCGAAGACATGTTCGGCAACGCGGCGGTCGACATGGGCATCTTCCAGCCGACCTACCTCACGGACTTCTACGAGGAGGGGTTCAACACCACCGAGCAGAACGCCGAACTCGCCGAAGAGTATCCCGAACGGTTCGTCCTCAACGGCTCGTTCGACCCCCGCGACGGCGACGAGGGCCTCGAGTACCTCGAGGAACTCCACGAGACCTACGACGTGCCGGGCGTGAAGCTCTACACCGCCGAGTGGCGCGGCGACTCGAAGGGGTGGCGCCTCGACGACGAGGAGGCCTTCGAGTTCCTCCAGAAATGTTCCGATCTCGGCATCGAGAACATCCACGCGCACAAGGGGCCGACCATTCGACCCCTCAACCGCGACGCCTTCGACGTGGCCGACGTCGACGACGCCGCGTCGTCGTTCCCGGAACTCAACTTCATCGTCGAACACGTCGGCCTGCCGCGGCTGGACGACTTCTGCTGGATCGCCGCCCAGGAGAACAACGTCTACGGCGGGCTCGCGGTCGCCGCGCCGTTCGCCCAGAACCGCCCCGGTAAGTTCTCGGAGATCATGTCCGAACTGCTCTGGTGGCTCGGCGAGGACCGCATTCTGTTCGGCTCCGACTACGCGCTGTGGAACCCCGACTGGCTCGTCGAGGAGGTCATGGAGGCCGAGTTCCTGCAGGAACACCGCATGGAGTACGGCGTCGAGTGGGACTTAGAGACGAAGAAGAAGGTCATGGGCGAAAACGCCGCGGAACTGTACGACATCGACCTCGAGGCGAAGCGCCGCCAGTTCCAGGACGACGACATCAGCGAGCGGTTCGGCCTCGAGGACCACTACGCCAGCGGGGAACCAGCCCCCGCGGACGACTGA
- a CDS encoding zinc-binding dehydrogenase, whose product MGLQCLEAMTAADILAVDVKDEALELAEDLGARHTVNSAEEDLADAVADLTDDEGAQQVLDFVGADETTGAAPDIVAAGGDHHIVGYGGHIHEPCQALVDGEFSFKGTLVGRYAELQELVALVDRGDVELRTERYDLADINTVAERLEHNEIEGRAVVTPP is encoded by the coding sequence ATCGGCCTCCAGTGTCTCGAGGCGATGACCGCCGCCGACATCCTCGCCGTCGACGTCAAGGACGAAGCGCTCGAGCTGGCCGAGGATCTGGGGGCGCGACACACCGTCAACTCCGCCGAGGAGGACCTCGCGGACGCCGTCGCGGACCTGACCGACGACGAGGGCGCCCAGCAGGTGCTCGACTTCGTCGGCGCCGACGAGACGACCGGGGCCGCACCGGACATCGTCGCCGCCGGCGGCGACCACCACATCGTCGGCTACGGCGGTCACATCCACGAACCCTGCCAAGCGCTGGTCGACGGCGAGTTCTCCTTCAAGGGGACGCTCGTCGGCCGGTACGCCGAACTGCAGGAACTCGTCGCGCTGGTCGATCGCGGCGACGTCGAACTGCGGACCGAACGGTACGACCTCGCGGACATCAACACGGTCGCGGAACGGCTCGAGCACAACGAGATCGAGGGCCGGGCGGTCGTGACGCCGCCCTGA
- a CDS encoding S8 family peptidase — translation MLLKAVSGTGLALGGLAGSVGVTAQESDGERTLLDLDDRARFNIGYATPHGAELAREAANGVVHEIDPIGAITIESTLDAVQDLAGSDHIEFVEIDPVYRLILPPQAVQDRDPTGQTVPWGIERIGAPTAHAAGIRGESAHVAVINTGIDPTHEDLRANVGDGIAVTPCRGECETAWDDDFGHGTHVAGTIGALDNRLGVLGVAPEATLHSAKVLNSNGVGFASDVALGILWTAAQGYDVANMSLGGPFSTVVQDALEFAAERDVLLVAAAGNQSGPVSYPASADEVIAVSATTETDDLAVFSNVGPEIELAAPGVDVLSTLPNDRYAELSGTSMAAPHVSGTGALLAGIGYSAEEARTFMKETAEDLGLPPEEQGSGLVTAAAVAERRPKKSGRKTAP, via the coding sequence ATGCTTCTCAAAGCGGTAAGTGGAACGGGACTGGCGCTGGGCGGCCTCGCGGGCTCGGTCGGCGTCACCGCCCAGGAGTCCGACGGAGAACGGACGCTGCTCGACCTCGACGACCGAGCACGATTCAACATCGGATACGCGACCCCGCACGGAGCCGAACTAGCAAGAGAAGCGGCAAACGGCGTCGTCCACGAAATCGACCCGATCGGCGCGATCACCATCGAGTCGACGCTCGACGCCGTGCAGGACCTCGCCGGCTCCGATCACATCGAGTTCGTCGAGATCGATCCGGTGTACCGACTCATCCTTCCGCCGCAGGCGGTACAGGATCGCGATCCGACCGGTCAGACGGTGCCGTGGGGTATCGAACGCATCGGTGCGCCGACCGCTCACGCGGCCGGTATCCGGGGCGAGAGCGCTCACGTAGCAGTGATCAATACGGGAATCGATCCGACTCACGAGGACCTTCGTGCGAACGTTGGCGACGGCATCGCAGTCACTCCGTGCCGAGGAGAGTGCGAGACGGCGTGGGACGACGATTTCGGACACGGAACGCACGTCGCCGGCACTATCGGCGCGCTCGACAACCGGCTCGGAGTGCTCGGCGTCGCACCGGAGGCGACGCTGCACTCCGCCAAAGTGTTGAACAGCAACGGGGTCGGATTCGCGTCAGACGTCGCGCTGGGTATCCTCTGGACCGCCGCGCAGGGCTACGACGTCGCGAACATGAGTCTCGGCGGCCCGTTCTCGACGGTGGTCCAGGACGCTCTCGAGTTCGCAGCCGAACGAGACGTATTACTGGTGGCCGCCGCGGGGAACCAATCGGGGCCGGTCAGTTACCCCGCATCCGCCGATGAGGTGATTGCGGTCAGCGCAACGACCGAAACCGACGACCTCGCCGTGTTCTCGAACGTCGGACCGGAAATCGAACTGGCAGCCCCCGGTGTCGACGTTCTCTCGACCCTCCCGAACGACCGGTACGCGGAACTGAGCGGGACGTCGATGGCGGCACCGCACGTGAGCGGAACGGGTGCACTACTCGCGGGGATCGGCTACTCCGCCGAGGAAGCGCGAACCTTCATGAAGGAGACCGCGGAAGATCTCGGCCTCCCGCCCGAAGAACAGGGATCGGGTCTCGTTACCGCCGCAGCCGTCGCCGAGCGGCGACCGAAAAAGAGCGGGCGGAAAACCGCACCCTAA
- a CDS encoding oxidoreductase — MATLEDPVEIGGCEVPNRLYRAPLLECAGNGPDAVDALIEDLEPAAASGVGLICQGATIVRGEGGCAAPGMTRVHDPAFVSRLERLTDRIHDHGGRIFIQLEHGGLRSMETWHAEYRREHPDLEQLAVSRPPWQLRLLDRLGFLSYDPHVLSTDEVYDLAADFGRAAAYAVDAGYDGIHLSGANMGIVQQFCSPFYNRRDDEFGGSPEARLEFLALVHDEIRDRAGDVPLMTKVPAETPAPPSPLVRRKLSLADGVEIARRLERIGYDAVVPVQTSVIWDMSIVRGEYPERAWNNEALQEAYDAAFGGSARRRLVALGNWLESLQYDFEPAWNEDFCRRVRERVSIPVLAEGGIRDRAQMDRLLGEGKAEPACDMVGMARPFYAEPRLGARLLETDSETENPRVVCESCNNCTVPQVTGAPGICRTPDVLRRRGELEREGAYEFWRSES, encoded by the coding sequence ATGGCCACCCTCGAGGACCCCGTCGAGATCGGCGGCTGCGAAGTTCCAAACCGGCTCTACCGCGCGCCGCTGCTCGAGTGTGCGGGCAACGGCCCCGACGCCGTCGACGCGCTGATCGAGGACCTCGAGCCCGCGGCCGCGTCGGGCGTCGGCCTCATCTGCCAGGGTGCGACGATCGTCCGCGGTGAGGGCGGCTGCGCCGCGCCGGGGATGACCCGCGTTCACGATCCGGCGTTCGTCTCGCGTCTCGAACGGTTGACCGATCGGATTCACGACCACGGCGGCCGGATCTTCATCCAACTCGAGCACGGCGGCCTCCGGAGCATGGAGACGTGGCACGCCGAGTACCGCCGCGAGCATCCCGATCTCGAGCAACTCGCTGTCTCCCGGCCGCCGTGGCAGTTGCGCCTGCTCGACCGGCTGGGATTCCTCTCCTACGACCCGCACGTACTCTCGACCGACGAGGTGTACGATCTCGCGGCGGATTTCGGTCGGGCCGCGGCATACGCCGTCGACGCGGGCTACGACGGTATCCACCTCTCCGGGGCGAATATGGGGATCGTCCAGCAGTTCTGCTCGCCCTTTTACAACCGCCGCGACGACGAGTTCGGCGGCAGTCCCGAAGCGCGACTCGAGTTCCTCGCGCTCGTCCACGACGAGATCCGCGATCGGGCCGGCGACGTCCCCCTGATGACCAAGGTGCCCGCCGAGACCCCCGCACCGCCGTCGCCGCTCGTCCGCCGGAAACTCTCGCTGGCCGACGGTGTCGAAATCGCGCGGCGACTCGAGCGGATCGGCTACGACGCGGTGGTGCCCGTGCAGACGTCGGTTATCTGGGACATGAGCATCGTCCGCGGGGAGTATCCCGAGCGCGCCTGGAACAACGAAGCGCTGCAGGAAGCGTACGACGCGGCCTTCGGCGGGTCGGCGCGTCGTCGGTTGGTCGCGCTCGGAAACTGGCTCGAGTCGCTCCAGTACGATTTCGAACCCGCCTGGAACGAGGATTTCTGTCGACGGGTCCGCGAGCGGGTGTCGATTCCTGTGCTTGCAGAGGGTGGTATTCGGGACCGGGCACAGATGGATCGGCTCCTGGGCGAGGGGAAGGCGGAGCCCGCATGCGATATGGTCGGCATGGCTCGCCCCTTCTACGCCGAACCGCGACTGGGCGCGCGGCTGCTCGAGACCGACTCCGAGACCGAAAATCCACGAGTCGTCTGCGAAAGCTGCAACAACTGTACGGTGCCGCAGGTAACCGGCGCGCCGGGGATCTGCCGGACGCCCGACGTGTTGCGGCGGCGCGGCGAACTCGAGCGCGAGGGGGCGTACGAATTTTGGCGGTCCGAGTCGTAG
- a CDS encoding rhodanese-like domain-containing protein, translated as MNRRTFLGLGGATALGTVAGCLGGNDGYETTTTNGIEVPLAPIDDVYEWYENDEANFADARGRNQYEQGHIAGAVFSPAPDGTENDPAEEWSTDTQIVTYCGCPHHLSSMRAASLIDDGYEEVYALDEGFQAWIDNGYPLEGSAVSQERTTYKIEGQSDASYAGEMVMLEQVDADRNEAAPIAEDGSYTLQLHYAGSTASPFRVEAPDYTVEGTLAELTSTVITP; from the coding sequence ATGAACCGACGGACGTTTCTCGGACTCGGTGGGGCGACGGCCCTCGGGACCGTCGCTGGCTGTCTCGGCGGCAATGACGGATACGAAACGACGACCACGAACGGGATCGAGGTGCCCCTCGCTCCGATCGACGACGTGTACGAGTGGTACGAGAACGACGAGGCGAACTTTGCCGATGCGCGCGGTCGGAATCAGTACGAACAGGGACACATTGCCGGTGCCGTCTTTTCGCCTGCACCGGACGGGACCGAAAACGATCCAGCCGAAGAGTGGTCGACCGATACGCAGATCGTCACCTACTGTGGGTGCCCGCACCACCTGTCGTCCATGCGAGCCGCATCGCTGATCGACGACGGGTACGAGGAGGTGTACGCGCTCGACGAAGGGTTTCAGGCCTGGATCGATAACGGATATCCACTCGAGGGATCGGCGGTCTCACAGGAGCGTACAACCTACAAGATCGAGGGACAGTCCGACGCCAGCTACGCCGGCGAGATGGTCATGCTCGAGCAGGTCGACGCCGACCGCAACGAAGCAGCGCCGATCGCCGAGGACGGGTCGTACACGCTACAGCTACATTACGCGGGGTCGACTGCGTCGCCGTTCAGAGTCGAAGCGCCCGACTACACGGTCGAAGGGACTCTCGCCGAGTTGACGAGTACCGTTATCACGCCCTGA
- a CDS encoding homing endonuclease associated repeat-containing protein, translating into MTTEAECLEALREAAERLGESPTKAEYEELGLTPASATIIRTWGGWSEAKEIVGLETSSSRGSRVQPKPDDIELPSDLVWEELSVDQRWHYRNAEWNTERSLRRRSRLRSWLNEIKRNRGCSRCGTDTAACLDFHHVDTTAKEMAVGKMVTYGYGKARLRDEIEKCDVLCANCHRKLHYVQPAQNRRRWIHNRERNAGCNRCTATDPACLDFHHDRNTKEASVTRLVADNRPKERIRTEIERCTVLCANCHRKEHYDPPNYE; encoded by the coding sequence GTGACGACCGAAGCGGAGTGTCTCGAGGCGCTGCGGGAGGCCGCCGAACGGCTCGGCGAATCTCCGACGAAGGCCGAGTACGAGGAACTGGGCTTGACGCCGGCGTCCGCGACTATCATCCGGACGTGGGGCGGGTGGAGCGAGGCGAAAGAAATTGTGGGGCTCGAGACGTCCTCCTCGAGGGGCTCTCGCGTACAACCGAAACCGGACGACATCGAGCTTCCGTCCGATCTCGTCTGGGAGGAACTTTCGGTCGATCAGCGATGGCACTACCGAAACGCCGAGTGGAATACGGAGCGGTCGTTGCGCCGCCGATCACGGCTTCGTTCGTGGCTCAACGAGATAAAGCGAAATCGAGGGTGTTCACGGTGTGGGACCGATACTGCCGCGTGTCTCGACTTTCACCACGTCGATACTACCGCGAAGGAGATGGCAGTCGGGAAGATGGTCACCTACGGCTACGGGAAGGCGCGACTTCGCGACGAAATCGAGAAGTGTGACGTTCTCTGTGCGAATTGTCACCGGAAGCTCCATTACGTACAGCCAGCCCAGAACCGTCGTCGATGGATACACAATAGGGAACGTAACGCCGGCTGTAACCGCTGTACTGCGACTGACCCCGCGTGTTTAGACTTTCATCACGACCGAAATACGAAGGAGGCATCCGTTACGAGGCTGGTCGCGGATAATCGACCGAAAGAACGAATTCGAACCGAAATAGAACGGTGTACCGTCCTCTGTGCGAATTGCCATCGAAAGGAACACTATGATCCGCCGAACTACGAATAG
- a CDS encoding IMP cyclohydrolase, with amino-acid sequence MYVGRFVVVGPEVGAYRVSSRSFPNRKLTEREDALTVGPTEDAPETDNPYVSYNCLRVVETPTGETAAFGNGSHVDPIAEKLELGYPARDALAESLLALDYEKDDYDTPRIAATIGDDGEALIGTVRKDALLVETVDEPTLVATYEKNAPESFDFTAESASEAASEAYDLEFEHAVCAAGVTRTDDGFETAIENGN; translated from the coding sequence ATGTACGTCGGACGCTTCGTCGTCGTCGGTCCCGAGGTCGGCGCCTACCGCGTCTCCTCGCGATCGTTCCCGAACCGCAAGCTCACCGAACGCGAGGACGCCCTGACGGTGGGCCCTACGGAGGACGCCCCCGAAACGGACAACCCCTACGTCTCCTACAACTGCCTGCGGGTCGTCGAGACGCCCACGGGCGAGACGGCCGCCTTCGGCAACGGCTCGCACGTCGATCCGATCGCGGAGAAACTCGAGTTGGGCTACCCCGCCCGCGACGCGCTCGCGGAGAGCCTGCTCGCGCTGGATTACGAGAAGGACGACTACGATACGCCACGCATCGCGGCGACGATCGGGGACGACGGGGAGGCGCTGATCGGCACCGTCCGCAAGGACGCGCTGCTGGTCGAAACCGTCGACGAGCCGACGCTGGTCGCGACCTACGAGAAGAACGCCCCCGAGTCGTTCGATTTCACGGCCGAGAGCGCATCCGAGGCAGCGAGCGAGGCCTATGACCTCGAGTTCGAGCACGCGGTCTGTGCGGCCGGCGTCACGCGGACCGACGACGGGTTCGAGACGGCGATCGAGAACGGCAACTGA
- a CDS encoding metallophosphoesterase family protein, producing the protein MKVGLISDVHGNRVALETVLEEMPPVDQLLCAGDVVGYNPWPADCVDELRERDVPTVMGNHDAAVAAETPFRFNGMARAGVEYAETQLSDDQLEWLADLPVERTECDGRVKLVHGHPDDPDRYTRYTYPEEFSARMLGDEDVLVLGHTHVQGVRKYAEGIVVNPGSVGQPRDGDPRAGYAVVDLDAMTVDTYRVEYDIDAVQEAIREAGLPERIGSRLERGK; encoded by the coding sequence ATGAAGGTCGGACTCATCTCGGACGTCCACGGCAATCGGGTCGCCCTCGAGACCGTCCTCGAGGAGATGCCGCCGGTCGATCAGCTGCTGTGTGCGGGCGACGTGGTCGGCTACAACCCCTGGCCGGCCGACTGCGTCGACGAGCTCCGGGAGCGCGACGTCCCCACGGTGATGGGGAACCACGACGCCGCGGTCGCCGCGGAGACGCCCTTCCGGTTCAACGGGATGGCCCGCGCGGGCGTCGAGTACGCCGAGACACAGCTTTCGGACGACCAACTCGAGTGGCTCGCGGACCTCCCAGTCGAGCGTACCGAATGCGACGGGCGGGTGAAACTCGTCCACGGCCACCCGGACGATCCGGACCGCTATACGCGGTACACCTACCCCGAGGAGTTCTCCGCCAGGATGCTCGGCGACGAGGACGTGCTCGTGCTCGGTCACACCCACGTCCAGGGCGTCCGCAAGTACGCGGAGGGGATCGTCGTCAACCCCGGCAGCGTCGGCCAACCGCGGGACGGCGATCCGCGAGCGGGCTACGCGGTGGTCGATCTCGACGCGATGACCGTCGACACCTATCGGGTCGAGTACGACATCGACGCGGTTCAGGAGGCCATCAGGGAGGCCGGCCTTCCCGAACGGATCGGGAGTCGACTCGAGCGCGGGAAGTGA
- the cysE gene encoding serine O-acetyltransferase has product MFRRLREDTRAMCERDPAAKRCLEVALAYPGVHAVWGHRISNWLWNRDLQLVARLFSHLVRLLTGVEIHPAADLGRRVTIDHGMGVVIGETAEIGDDVHMYHGVTLGGDTNEPVKRHPTVEDGVQIGANATLLGDITIGEDAAVGAGSVVTDDVEPGATVVGVPAKRVDD; this is encoded by the coding sequence ATGTTTCGACGGCTGCGTGAGGACACTCGGGCGATGTGCGAGCGCGACCCCGCCGCGAAGAGGTGTCTCGAGGTCGCGCTGGCCTATCCGGGCGTCCACGCGGTCTGGGGCCACCGGATCAGCAACTGGCTCTGGAATCGGGACCTGCAACTCGTTGCACGGCTGTTCTCGCACCTCGTGCGGCTGCTGACCGGCGTCGAGATCCACCCGGCTGCGGATCTCGGCCGGCGGGTAACGATCGACCACGGTATGGGCGTCGTCATCGGCGAAACCGCCGAGATCGGCGACGACGTCCATATGTACCACGGCGTCACGCTCGGCGGCGATACGAACGAGCCGGTCAAGCGCCATCCAACTGTGGAGGACGGCGTCCAGATCGGCGCGAACGCGACGCTGCTGGGCGACATCACGATCGGCGAGGACGCGGCCGTCGGCGCCGGCTCGGTCGTCACCGACGACGTGGAGCCCGGGGCGACCGTCGTCGGCGTGCCGGCGAAGCGAGTCGACGACTGA
- a CDS encoding phosphoglucomutase/phosphomannomutase family protein: MEPISFGTDGWRATLDEFTAPRVRMVGQAVATYLRDEGRDAPVVIGYDARETSRGFAEELARVLCANGFDVIMPERDRPTPLVAHAIVDRDLAGGLAITASHNPPEYNGVKFIPDDGAPALPEVTDAIADRLADPDPLPESEHGTVEEVDLAGPHADAVLELVADVTGADPVDLSGLTVAYDAMHGSGRGTTDALLERAGASLECLRCERDPDFGGGAPEPATENLETLIDLVTDDEAGPELGVANDGDADRIAIVTPERGYLDENLFFAALYDYLLEDDAGPAIRTVSTTFLIDRVAEAHGETVHEVPVGFKWVAQGIAEHDALVGGEESGGFTIRGHVREKDGVLMALLAAVMHADEPLDDRVDRLLEEHGTVVQDKLSVACPDDEKTRVLEDLEDEIPDAVAGTDVEGVNTADGFKLQLADGSWLLIRPSGTEPVLRVYAEASDEERVTELLEAGEDLVEPLV; this comes from the coding sequence ATGGAGCCGATCAGTTTCGGTACCGACGGCTGGCGGGCGACGCTCGATGAATTTACCGCCCCTAGAGTACGGATGGTGGGACAAGCCGTAGCGACGTATCTCCGCGACGAGGGCCGAGACGCGCCCGTCGTGATCGGCTACGACGCCCGCGAGACCTCTCGCGGGTTCGCCGAGGAACTGGCCCGGGTGCTGTGTGCGAACGGGTTCGACGTCATCATGCCCGAGCGAGACCGGCCGACGCCGCTGGTCGCCCACGCCATCGTCGACCGGGACCTCGCCGGCGGACTGGCGATCACTGCCTCGCACAACCCGCCGGAGTACAACGGCGTGAAGTTCATCCCTGACGACGGCGCGCCGGCCCTACCCGAGGTGACCGACGCCATCGCCGACCGACTCGCCGACCCCGATCCCCTCCCCGAGAGCGAGCACGGCACCGTCGAGGAGGTCGACCTCGCCGGCCCCCACGCCGACGCCGTCCTCGAGTTAGTCGCGGACGTGACCGGCGCCGATCCCGTCGACCTCTCGGGGCTCACCGTCGCCTACGACGCCATGCACGGCAGCGGCCGCGGGACGACCGACGCCCTCCTCGAGCGCGCCGGCGCCTCCCTGGAGTGTCTGCGCTGCGAGCGCGATCCCGACTTCGGCGGCGGGGCGCCCGAACCCGCCACCGAGAACCTCGAAACGTTGATCGACCTCGTCACCGACGACGAGGCCGGTCCCGAACTGGGCGTCGCGAACGACGGCGACGCCGACCGGATCGCGATCGTCACGCCCGAACGAGGCTACCTCGACGAGAACCTCTTTTTCGCCGCGCTGTACGACTACCTGCTCGAGGACGACGCCGGCCCGGCGATCCGCACGGTCTCGACGACGTTCCTCATCGACCGCGTCGCCGAGGCCCACGGCGAGACCGTCCACGAGGTGCCGGTCGGCTTCAAGTGGGTCGCACAGGGGATCGCCGAGCACGACGCCCTGGTCGGTGGCGAGGAGTCGGGCGGGTTCACGATCCGCGGCCACGTTCGCGAGAAAGACGGCGTCCTGATGGCCCTGCTCGCGGCCGTGATGCACGCCGACGAACCGCTGGACGACCGCGTGGATCGCCTGCTCGAGGAACACGGCACCGTCGTCCAGGACAAGCTCAGCGTCGCCTGTCCCGACGACGAGAAGACGCGGGTGCTCGAGGACCTCGAGGACGAAATCCCCGACGCCGTCGCCGGCACCGACGTCGAGGGCGTCAACACCGCCGACGGGTTCAAACTGCAACTCGCCGACGGCTCGTGGCTGCTGATCCGCCCCAGCGGTACCGAGCCCGTGCTGCGGGTCTACGCCGAGGCGTCCGACGAGGAGCGCGTGACGGAGCTGCTCGAGGCCGGCGAGGATCTGGTCGAGCCCTTAGTGTAA
- a CDS encoding NADPH-dependent FMN reductase, producing the protein MAPTPSVLAVNGSLRVESYTRTALRYVLRAAEDADAETTLLDLREYDLPVYDPDVDDRNQGDAREVKRLVREADAVALGTPVYHGSYSGALKNFHDYCGFDEYEDTTVGLLATAGGGSYGSTLDHLRITVRGVHGWVLPHQVGIRNASSRFRADPDAIDGRAFREDDLRERVEKLGRMLVEYASIDPDVTTPRTTDADADD; encoded by the coding sequence ATGGCCCCGACGCCCTCCGTCCTCGCCGTCAACGGCAGCCTCCGGGTGGAAAGCTACACTCGAACGGCGCTGCGATACGTCCTCCGGGCGGCCGAAGACGCCGACGCCGAAACGACCCTGCTCGACCTGCGAGAGTACGACCTCCCCGTCTACGATCCCGACGTCGACGATCGGAATCAGGGCGACGCCCGCGAAGTGAAACGGCTCGTCCGCGAGGCCGACGCCGTCGCACTCGGCACCCCGGTCTACCACGGCTCGTACTCCGGGGCGCTGAAAAATTTCCACGACTACTGCGGGTTCGACGAGTACGAGGACACGACCGTCGGCCTGCTCGCGACCGCCGGCGGCGGCAGCTACGGCTCGACGCTCGATCACCTCCGGATCACCGTGCGGGGCGTCCACGGCTGGGTGCTCCCCCATCAGGTCGGCATCCGCAACGCCTCGAGTCGATTCCGGGCCGATCCGGATGCGATCGACGGCCGTGCCTTCCGAGAGGACGACCTCCGGGAACGCGTCGAGAAACTCGGCCGGATGCTCGTCGAGTACGCGTCCATCGATCCCGACGTGACTACGCCCCGGACGACGGACGCGGATGCGGACGACTGA
- a CDS encoding GIY-YIG nuclease family protein, with product MADEHVVYVLECADGTLYTGYTTDLERRVAEHDAGAGAKYTRGRTPVELQYHERFDSRSAAMSREYEIKQLSRAEKERLIGLE from the coding sequence ATGGCCGACGAGCACGTCGTTTACGTCCTCGAGTGTGCCGACGGGACCCTCTATACGGGCTACACGACCGACCTCGAGCGACGCGTCGCCGAGCACGACGCAGGAGCGGGTGCCAAGTACACGCGGGGGCGGACGCCGGTCGAGTTACAGTACCACGAGCGATTCGACTCCCGATCCGCGGCGATGTCTCGCGAGTACGAGATCAAGCAACTGAGCCGGGCCGAGAAGGAACGGCTGATCGGACTCGAGTAA
- a CDS encoding DUF7563 family protein yields the protein MPKCNHCGAHVSERFARVFADEHGEIHACVSCSANAGIAEAARERARGA from the coding sequence ATGCCCAAGTGTAACCACTGCGGCGCGCATGTGTCCGAGCGCTTCGCGCGCGTCTTCGCCGACGAACACGGCGAAATCCACGCCTGCGTGAGCTGTTCGGCAAACGCGGGTATCGCCGAGGCAGCGCGAGAACGCGCTCGCGGCGCCTGA